Proteins from a genomic interval of Gossypium raimondii chloroplast, complete genome:
- the ycf1 gene encoding hypothetical chloroplast RF1, whose translation MMIFKSFIPGNLISLYMTIINSVVMVGLYYGFLTTLSIGPSYIFLLRARVMEEGEEGTEKRVSATTGFIAGQLMMFISIYYVPLHLALGKPHTITVLALPYLLFHFFWNNHKDFFDHRRPTRNSMRNLSIQFVFLNNLIIQLFNHFILPSSMLARLVNIYMFRCNNNMLFVTSSFVGWLIGHILLMKWVGLVLVWIQQNNLIRSNVLIRSNKYLVSEFRNSMARIFSILLFITCVYYLGRIPSPILTKKLKGISETEEVGESEEERNIEIETISEGGGANQKQGTEENTSSYLFSEEEVDPSKMDETEKLRVTGKKKKKRKGELHFVFKETYYKNRPVYETSYLDGNQESSKLEILKKKEDKYLLWIEKPLVTLLFDSKRWNRPLRYIKNDRVENAIKNEMSQYFFYTCQSDGKEKISFTYPPSLATFGEMIQKKIYFFTPEKLFSDELYTDWSFINELKRRNLSKEFIKRVESLDKESFDLGILEKRTRFSNNETKREYLPKLYDPFLHGPYRGRIKKWGSPLSINQTYKKKNTDPFCINKIHALLLTTDYHELEQTLDTLNRKSLATEKELSLLTLTEDEQGNIDSEDRVKILKFLFNIVITNPNNQTIRKKSIGIKEISKKVPRWSYKLIDDLEQQEGENEENVTAEHEIRSRKSKRVVIFTNNQANADTYTNTKDANDPDQTDEVALIRYSQQSDFRRDIIKGSMRAQRRKTITWELFQANVHSPLFLDRVDKPLFFSFDISGPLKRIYRNWICKNKESKIYDYTEKKIEKKDEAKREKYKREEKMRIEIAEAWDSLLLAQVIRGSVLITQSILRKYIILPSLIIVKNIARMLLFQFPEWSEDLTDWNREMHVKCTYNGVQLSETEFPKNWLTDGIQIKILFPFCLKPWHRFKLQPSHKDPMKKKKGQKNDFCFLTVWGMETELPFGSPRKRRSFFEPIFKELKKKRKKWKTKCFIALTILKEKTTLFRKASKETKKWITQSILFLKGLIKELSKINPIPFFGLREPYELGETKKDSIISNKMIHKSSLQIQSMAWTNYSLTEKKIKDLTKRTNTIKNQIQKILIIKEKKNEFLTQEINSSSNKISYQDKIVESAKKFWQIVKRRNIRLIRKFYFFIKFFIEKIYMDILLYIINIPRTNTQLFLESTKKIIENFIHNNEANQERINKTTKNTTHFISTIKTSLSSLSNISIRNKNEKAFCDLSSLSQAYVFYKLSQTQVISFYKFKPILQYHGTSLFLKNEIKDYFEEQGVSHSRLRHHYGLRQKIVWHSGMNEWKNWLRSRYQYDLVQNRWLKLVPRQWRNRVNQHYLAQNKDLTKWDSDEKERLIHYEKKNDFQANSLLTQEYKLNQEQKYKKSNLKKNYGYDFLSYKSINYQDKRDPYAYGSPFQVNKREESSYHYNMDKQNFFDTLRDIPIHNYLGEGDILDAMGNFSHRKFFNWRILHFCLRNKVDIESWVDTSTKSNKNIKTVVKNYQLIDKMDLFYFTIYQDQESNPSNKKGSHFDWMGLNEEILSHPIPNLELWFFPEFVLLYNAYKVKPWIIPIKLLLFNFNGNRNINKNIIENKKRDSLIAPNEKQIIGLENRNQEEKEPIGEGDLVSDAQKQGNFKSVLSNQEKDVEEDYDKSDKKKRRKKKQYKSNTEAELDFFLKRYLRFQLRWDDSLNQRIINNIKVYCLLLRLINPNEIVISSIQRGEMNLDILMIQKDLTLRELMKKGILIIDPVRLSVKNDGQFILYQTISILLVHKNKHQINQRYQEKNYIDKNHFYEFIARHQKMTENKDKNHYDLFVPENILSPNHRRELRIRISFNSRDKNGMHRNAVFLNNVKNCGQVLTKNKHLGSDKKKLIKLKFFLWPNYRLEDLACMNRYWFNTNNGSRFSMIRIRMYPRLKIR comes from the coding sequence ATGATGATTTTTAAATCTTTTATACCAGGGAATCTAATATCCTTATACATGACGATAATCAATTCGGTCGTTATGGTCGGACTCTATTATGGATTTCTGACCACACTATCCATAGGTCCCTCTTATATCTTCCTTCTACGAGCTCGAGTTATGGAAGAAGGAGAAGAAGGAACCGAGAAGAGAGTATCAGCAACAACTGGGTTTATTGCAGGCCAGCTCATGATGTTCATATCAATCTACTATGTACCTCTGCATTTAGCATTGGGTAAACCTCATACAATAACTGTCCTAGCTCTACCGTATCTTTTGTTTCATTTCTTCTGGAACAATCACAAAGACTTTTTTGATCATAGACGTCCTACCAGAAATTCAATGCGTAATCTTAGCATTCAATTTGTATTCCTGAATAATCTCATTATTCAATTATTCAACCATTTCATTTTACCAAGTTCAATGTTAGCCAGATTAGTCAACATCTATATGTTTCGATGCAACAACAATATGTTATTTGTAACAAGTAGTTTTGTTGGTTGGTTAATTGGTCATATTTTATTGATGAAATGGGTTGGGTTGGTATTAGTCTGGATACAACAAAATAATTTAATTAGGTCTAATGTACTTATTCGATCTAATAAGTATCTTGTATCAGAATTTAGAAATTCTATGGCTCGAATCTTTAGTATTCTGTTATTTATTACCTGTGTTTACTATTTAGGCAGAATACCGTCACCCATTCTAACTAAGAAACTGAAAGGAATTTCCGAAACGGAAGAAGTGGGGGAAAGTGAGGAAGAAAGAAACATAGAAATAGAAACTATTTCCGAAGGGGGAGGGGCTAACCAGAAACAGGGGACCGAAGAAAATACTTCTTCTTACCTTTTTTCGGAGGAAGAGGTGGATCCGAGCAAAATGGACGAAACAGAAAAGCTACGAGTGACTGGAAAGAAAAAAAAAAAAAGAAAGGGCGAACTCCACTTTGTTTTTAAAGAGACATACTATAAAAATAGACCGGTTTATGAAACTTCTTATCTGGATGGGAATCAAGAAAGTTCGAAGTTAGAAATATTAAAAAAAAAAGAAGATAAATATTTATTATGGATTGAAAAACCTCTTGTGACACTTCTTTTTGATTCTAAACGATGGAATCGACCTTTGCGATATATAAAAAATGACCGGGTTGAAAATGCTATAAAAAATGAAATGTCACAATATTTTTTTTATACATGTCAAAGTGATGGAAAAGAAAAAATATCTTTTACGTATCCACCCAGTTTAGCAACTTTTGGGGAAATGATACAAAAAAAAATATATTTTTTCACACCAGAAAAATTGTTTTCTGATGAATTGTATACTGATTGGAGTTTTATCAATGAACTAAAAAGAAGAAATTTGAGTAAAGAGTTTATAAAAAGAGTCGAATCTTTAGATAAGGAATCTTTTGATCTGGGCATACTTGAAAAAAGGACTCGATTCTCTAATAATGAAACTAAAAGAGAATACTTGCCTAAACTATATGATCCTTTCTTGCATGGACCCTACCGCGGAAGAATCAAAAAATGGGGTTCTCCTTTAAGCATAAATCAAACTTATAAAAAAAAAAACACGGATCCGTTTTGTATAAATAAGATTCATGCTCTACTTCTTACTACTGATTATCACGAACTTGAACAGACACTAGATACACTCAATAGAAAATCATTAGCAACAGAAAAAGAACTCTCTTTATTGACATTGACAGAAGATGAACAGGGAAATATCGATTCCGAGGATCGAGTCAAAATTTTGAAATTTTTATTCAATATAGTTATAACTAATCCCAACAATCAAACAATTAGAAAAAAATCTATTGGAATAAAAGAAATAAGTAAAAAAGTTCCTCGATGGTCATACAAATTAATCGACGATTTAGAACAACAGGAGGGCGAAAACGAGGAAAATGTAACAGCAGAGCATGAAATTCGTTCAAGAAAATCCAAGCGCGTCGTGATTTTTACTAATAACCAGGCAAACGCCGATACTTATACTAATACCAAGGATGCTAATGATCCTGATCAAACAGACGAAGTGGCTTTGATACGCTATTCGCAACAATCGGATTTTCGGCGCGACATAATAAAAGGTTCCATGCGTGCCCAAAGGCGTAAAACAATTACTTGGGAGCTGTTTCAAGCAAATGTACATTCCCCCCTTTTTTTGGACAGAGTAGACAAACCACTCTTTTTTTCTTTTGATATTTCTGGACCGCTGAAACGAATATATCGAAATTGGATATGTAAAAACAAAGAATCAAAAATTTATGATTATACAGAAAAAAAGATCGAGAAAAAAGACGAGGCCAAAAGAGAAAAATACAAAAGAGAAGAGAAAATGAGGATAGAAATAGCAGAAGCTTGGGATAGTCTTTTACTTGCTCAAGTAATAAGGGGCTCCGTGTTAATAACCCAATCAATTCTTAGAAAATATATTATATTACCTTCACTGATAATAGTTAAAAACATTGCCCGTATGTTATTATTTCAATTTCCTGAGTGGTCTGAGGATTTAACGGATTGGAATCGAGAAATGCATGTTAAATGCACTTATAATGGTGTTCAATTATCCGAAACAGAATTTCCAAAAAACTGGTTAACAGACGGTATTCAGATAAAGATCCTATTTCCTTTTTGCCTGAAACCTTGGCACAGATTTAAACTACAACCCTCTCATAAAGATCCAATGAAAAAAAAGAAAGGTCAAAAGAATGATTTTTGCTTTTTAACAGTTTGGGGAATGGAAACTGAACTCCCTTTCGGCTCTCCTCGAAAACGGCGTTCGTTTTTTGAGCCTATTTTTAAAGAACTAAAAAAAAAAAGAAAAAAATGGAAAACGAAATGTTTTATAGCTTTAACAATTTTAAAAGAAAAAACGACATTGTTTCGAAAAGCTTCAAAAGAAACAAAAAAATGGATCACTCAAAGCATTCTATTTCTAAAGGGACTAATAAAAGAACTTTCAAAAATAAATCCAATTCCATTTTTTGGGTTGAGAGAACCATATGAATTGGGCGAAACTAAAAAGGATTCGATAATCAGTAATAAGATGATTCACAAATCATCCCTTCAAATTCAATCTATGGCGTGGACAAATTATTCATTAACAGAAAAAAAAATAAAAGATCTGACTAAGAGAACAAACACAATCAAAAATCAAATACAAAAAATTCTAATTATAAAAGAGAAGAAAAACGAATTTCTAACTCAAGAAATAAATAGTAGTTCTAACAAAATAAGTTATCAGGATAAAATAGTAGAATCAGCAAAAAAATTTTGGCAAATAGTAAAAAGAAGAAATATTCGATTAATCCGGAAATTCTATTTTTTTATAAAATTTTTCATTGAAAAGATATACATGGATATTCTTCTATATATCATTAATATTCCAAGAACCAATACCCAACTTTTTCTTGAATCAACAAAAAAAATCATTGAGAACTTCATTCACAATAATGAAGCAAATCAAGAAAGAATTAATAAAACAACTAAAAATACAACTCATTTTATTTCAACTATAAAAACCTCACTTTCTTCACTTTCTAATATTAGTATTAGAAATAAAAATGAAAAAGCTTTTTGTGACTTATCCTCCCTCTCACAAGCATATGTATTTTACAAATTATCACAAACCCAAGTTATTAGTTTTTATAAATTCAAACCTATCCTTCAATATCATGGAACATCTCTTTTTCTTAAAAATGAAATAAAAGATTATTTTGAAGAACAGGGAGTATCTCATTCCAGATTAAGACATCATTATGGGTTAAGACAGAAAATCGTTTGGCATTCTGGAATGAATGAATGGAAAAACTGGTTAAGGAGTCGTTATCAATACGATTTAGTTCAGAATAGATGGCTAAAATTAGTACCAAGACAATGGCGAAATAGAGTCAATCAACACTATCTGGCTCAAAATAAAGATTTAACAAAATGGGATTCAGATGAAAAAGAAAGATTAATTCATTACGAAAAAAAAAATGATTTTCAAGCAAACTCATTACTGACTCAAGAATATAAACTGAATCAAGAACAAAAATATAAAAAATCTAATTTAAAAAAAAACTATGGATATGATTTTTTATCATATAAATCTATTAATTATCAAGATAAGAGGGACCCGTATGCTTATGGATCACCATTCCAAGTAAATAAGAGGGAAGAGAGTTCTTATCATTACAACATGGATAAACAAAATTTTTTTGATACATTGAGGGATATCCCTATCCATAATTATCTAGGAGAAGGCGATATCCTAGATGCTATGGGGAATTTTTCGCACAGAAAGTTTTTTAATTGGAGAATTCTTCATTTTTGTCTTAGAAATAAGGTCGATATTGAGTCCTGGGTCGATACCAGTACAAAGAGTAACAAAAATATTAAGACTGTGGTTAAGAATTATCAACTAATTGATAAAATGGACCTTTTTTATTTCACAATTTATCAAGATCAAGAAAGCAACCCATCCAATAAAAAAGGAAGCCATTTTGATTGGATGGGACTGAATGAAGAAATACTAAGTCATCCTATACCGAATCTAGAACTTTGGTTCTTCCCAGAATTTGTGCTGCTATATAATGCATATAAGGTTAAACCATGGATCATACCAATAAAATTACTTCTTTTCAATTTTAATGGAAATAGGAACATTAATAAAAATATTATTGAAAATAAAAAAAGGGACTCCCTTATAGCACCAAACGAAAAACAAATTATTGGATTAGAGAATCGAAATCAAGAAGAAAAAGAACCCATAGGTGAAGGGGATCTTGTATCAGATGCACAAAAACAAGGAAATTTTAAATCCGTTCTCTCAAACCAAGAAAAAGATGTTGAAGAAGATTATGATAAATCAGACAAAAAAAAACGTAGAAAGAAAAAGCAATACAAGAGCAACACGGAAGCAGAGCTTGATTTCTTCCTAAAAAGGTATTTGCGTTTTCAATTGAGATGGGATGATTCTTTAAATCAAAGAATAATCAATAATATCAAAGTATATTGCCTCCTGCTTAGACTGATAAATCCAAACGAAATTGTTATATCCTCTATTCAACGGGGAGAAATGAATCTGGATATTTTGATGATTCAGAAGGATTTAACTCTTAGAGAACTAATGAAAAAAGGAATATTGATTATCGATCCAGTTCGTCTGTCGGTAAAAAATGATGGACAATTTATTCTATATCAAACTATAAGTATTTTGTTGGTTCATAAAAATAAACACCAAATTAATCAAAGATACCAAGAAAAAAACTATATTGATAAAAATCATTTTTATGAATTTATTGCAAGACATCAAAAAATGACTGAAAATAAAGACAAAAATCATTATGATTTGTTTGTTCCTGAAAATATTTTATCCCCTAACCACCGGCGAGAATTGCGAATTCGAATTTCTTTCAATTCAAGGGATAAAAATGGTATGCATAGAAATGCAGTATTTTTAAATAATGTAAAAAACTGTGGTCAAGTTTTGACTAAAAATAAACATCTTGGTAGTGATAAAAAGAAACTAATTAAATTAAAGTTCTTTCTTTGGCCCAATTATCGATTAGAAGATTTAGCTTGTATGAATCGATATTGGTTTAATACTAATAACGGCAGTCGTTTCAGTATGATAAGGATCCGTATGTATCCGCGTCTGAAAATTCGTTAA
- the rps15 gene encoding ribosomal protein S15, translating to MVKNSFISVIFQEKKEENRGSVEFQIVSFTNKIRRLTSHLELHKKDYLSQRGLRKILGKRQRLLSYLSKTNKIRYKELIGELDIRESKNR from the coding sequence ATGGTAAAAAATTCATTCATCTCAGTTATTTTTCAAGAAAAAAAAGAAGAAAACAGGGGGTCTGTTGAATTTCAAATAGTTAGTTTCACCAATAAGATACGAAGACTTACTTCACATTTGGAATTGCACAAAAAAGACTATTTATCTCAGAGAGGTCTACGTAAAATTCTAGGAAAACGTCAACGACTGCTATCTTATTTATCAAAGACAAATAAAATACGTTATAAAGAATTAATTGGTGAGTTGGATATTCGGGAATCAAAAAATCGTTAA
- the ndhH gene encoding NADH dehydrogenase subunit 7 yields the protein MNLSATEKDLMIVNMGPHHPSMHGVLRLIVTLDGEDVVDCEPILGYLHRGMEKIAENRTIIQYLPYVTRWDYLATMFTEAITVNGPEQLGNIQVPKRASYIRVIMLELSRIASHLLWLGPFMADIGAQTPFFYIFRERELVYDLFEAATGMRMMHNYFRIGGVAADLPYGWIDKCLDFCDYFLTGIVEYQKLITRNPIFLERVEGIGVIGGEEAINWGLSGPMLRASGIKWDLRKVDHYECYDEFDWEIQWQKEGDSLARYLVRISEMTESIKIIQQALEGIPGGPYENLEIRCFDRERDPEWNDFEYRFISKKPSPTFELPRQELYARMEAPKGELGIFLIGDQSGFPWRWKIRPPGFINLQILPQLVKRMKLADIMTILGSIDIIMGEVDR from the coding sequence ATGAATCTATCAGCTACAGAAAAAGACCTTATGATAGTCAATATGGGGCCTCACCACCCATCAATGCATGGTGTTCTTCGTCTCATCGTTACTCTAGATGGTGAAGATGTTGTTGACTGTGAACCAATATTAGGTTATTTACACAGAGGAATGGAAAAAATTGCGGAAAACCGAACAATTATACAATATTTGCCGTATGTAACGCGTTGGGATTATTTAGCCACTATGTTCACGGAAGCAATAACCGTAAATGGACCAGAACAGTTGGGGAATATTCAAGTCCCTAAAAGGGCCAGCTATATCAGAGTAATTATGTTGGAGTTGAGTCGTATAGCTTCTCATCTATTATGGCTTGGACCTTTTATGGCAGATATTGGTGCACAGACCCCCTTTTTCTATATTTTCAGAGAAAGAGAATTAGTATATGATCTATTCGAAGCTGCCACCGGTATGAGAATGATGCATAATTATTTTCGTATCGGAGGAGTGGCGGCCGATCTACCTTACGGCTGGATAGATAAATGTTTGGATTTCTGTGATTATTTTTTAACAGGAATTGTTGAATATCAAAAACTTATTACGCGAAATCCTATTTTTTTAGAACGAGTTGAAGGGATAGGCGTTATTGGTGGAGAAGAAGCAATAAATTGGGGTTTATCCGGCCCAATGCTACGAGCATCTGGAATCAAATGGGATCTTCGGAAAGTTGATCATTATGAGTGTTACGACGAATTTGATTGGGAAATCCAGTGGCAAAAAGAAGGAGATTCATTAGCTCGTTATTTAGTCCGAATCAGTGAAATGACGGAATCTATAAAAATAATTCAACAGGCCCTGGAAGGAATTCCGGGTGGTCCCTATGAGAATTTAGAAATCCGATGCTTTGATCGAGAAAGGGATCCAGAATGGAATGATTTTGAATATCGATTCATTAGTAAAAAACCTTCTCCCACATTTGAATTACCGAGACAAGAACTTTATGCGAGAATGGAAGCCCCAAAGGGAGAATTAGGAATTTTTCTGATAGGGGATCAAAGCGGTTTTCCTTGGAGATGGAAAATTCGCCCGCCGGGTTTTATCAATTTGCAAATTCTTCCTCAGTTAGTTAAAAGAATGAAATTGGCTGATATTATGACGATACTAGGTAGCATAGATATCATTATGGGAGAAGTGGATCGTTGA
- the ndhA gene encoding NADH dehydrogenase subunit 1, translating into MIIYTTEVEDINSFYTLESLKEVYGIIWMLVPILTLVLGITIGVLVIVWLEREISAAIQQRIGPEYAGPLGILQALADGTKLLFKENILPSRGNTRLFSIGPAIAVISILLSFSVIPFSSRLILADLNIGIFLWIAISSIAPVGLLMSGYGSNNKYSFLGGLRAAAQSISYEIPLTLCVLSISLLSNSSSTVDIVEAQSKYGFWGWNLWRQPIGFIVFLISSLAECERLPFDLPEAEEELVAGYQTEYSGIKFGLFYVASYLNLLLSSLFVTVLYLGGWNISIPYVFVPELFEINKINGIIGTTIGIFITLAKTYLFLFISIATRWTLPRLRMDQLLNLGWKFLLPISLGNLLLTTSFQLLSL; encoded by the exons ATGATAATTTATACGACAGAAGTAGAAGATATCAATTCCTTTTACACATTGGAATCTTTAAAAGAGGTCTATGGGATCATATGGATGTTGGTCCCTATTTTGACTCTTGTTTTGGGAATCACAATAGGTGTACTAGTAATTGTATGGTTAGAAAGAGAAATATCTGCAGCAATACAACAACGTATTGGGCCTGAATACGCCGGTCCTTTGGGCATTCTTCAAGCGCTAGCAGATGGAACAAAACTGCTTTTCAAAGAAAATATTCTTCCATCTAGAGGCAATACTCGTTTATTTAGTATTGGACCGGCTATAGCAGTCATATCAATTTTACTAAGTTTTTCAGTAATTCCTTTTAGCTCTCGCCTTATTTTAGCCGATCTCAATATCGGTATTTTTTTATGGATTGCCATTTCAAGTATTGCTCCCGTTGGACTTCTTATGTCAGGATACGGATCAAATAATAAATATTCCTTTTTAGGTGGTCTGCGAGCTGCTGCTCAATCGATTAGTTATGAAATACCATTAACTCTATGTGTTTTATCAATATCTCTA TTATCTAACAGTTCAAGTACAGTTGATATAGTTGAGGCGCAATCAAAATATGGTTTTTGGGGATGGAATTTGTGGCGTCAGCCAATAGGGTTTATCGTTTTTCTAATTTCTTCTCTAGCAGAATGTGAGAGATTACCTTTTGATTTACCAGAAGCGGAGGAAGAATTAGTAGCAGGGTATCAAACCGAATATTCAGGTATCAAATTTGGTTTATTTTACGTTGCTTCCTATCTAAATCTATTACTTTCTTCGTTATTTGTAACAGTTCTTTACTTGGGGGGTTGGAATATTTCCATTCCGTATGTATTCGTCCCTGAGCTATTTGAAATAAATAAAATAAATGGAATCATTGGAACGACAATTGGTATCTTTATTACATTAGCTAAAACTTATTTGTTTTTGTTTATTTCTATCGCAACACGATGGACTTTACCTAGGTTAAGAATGGACCAATTATTAAATCTCGGGTGGAAATTTCTTTTACCCATTTCTCTGGGTAATCTATTATTAACAACTTCTTTCCAACTTCTTTCACTGTAA
- the ndhI gene encoding NADH dehydrogenase subunit I, giving the protein MFPMVTGFMNYGHQTVRAARYIGQGFMITLSHANRLPVTIQYPYEKLITSERFRGRIHFEFDKCIACEVCVRVCPIDLPVVDWKFETDIRKKRLLNYSIDFGICIFCGNCVEYCPTNCLSMTEEYELSTYDRHELNYNQIALGRLPMSVIDDYTIRTILNSIQRKTQ; this is encoded by the coding sequence ATGTTCCCTATGGTAACCGGGTTCATGAATTATGGCCACCAAACAGTCCGAGCAGCAAGGTACATTGGTCAAGGTTTCATGATTACCTTATCCCACGCAAATCGTTTACCCGTAACTATTCAATATCCTTATGAAAAATTAATCACATCAGAGCGTTTCCGCGGACGAATCCATTTTGAATTTGATAAATGCATTGCTTGTGAAGTATGTGTTCGTGTATGCCCTATAGATCTACCCGTTGTTGATTGGAAATTTGAAACGGATATTCGAAAAAAACGATTGCTTAATTACAGTATTGATTTCGGAATTTGTATATTTTGTGGTAACTGCGTTGAGTATTGTCCAACAAATTGCTTATCAATGACTGAAGAATATGAACTTTCTACTTACGACCGTCACGAATTGAATTATAATCAAATTGCTTTGGGCCGTTTACCAATGTCAGTAATTGACGATTATACAATTCGAACAATTTTGAATTCAATTCAAAGAAAAACTCAGTAA
- the ndhG gene encoding NADH dehydrogenase subunit 6, which yields MDLPGPIHDFLLVFLGSGLILGGLGVVLLTNPIYSAFSLGLVLVCISLFYILSNSHFVAAAQLLIYVGAINVLILFAVMFMNGSEYYKDFNLWTIGNGLTSLVCTSILVSLITTILDTSWYGIIWTTRSNQIIEQDLISNSQQIGIHLATDFFLPFEFISIILLVALIGAIAVARQ from the coding sequence ATGGATTTGCCTGGACCAATACACGATTTTCTTTTAGTTTTTCTGGGATCGGGTCTTATATTAGGAGGCCTGGGAGTGGTATTACTTACCAATCCAATTTATTCTGCCTTTTCATTGGGATTGGTTCTTGTTTGTATATCCTTATTTTATATTCTCTCAAATTCTCATTTTGTAGCTGCTGCCCAGCTCCTTATTTATGTGGGAGCCATAAATGTTTTAATCCTATTTGCTGTGATGTTCATGAATGGTTCAGAATATTATAAAGATTTTAATCTGTGGACCATTGGGAATGGCCTTACTTCGTTGGTTTGTACAAGTATTCTTGTTTCGCTAATTACTACTATATTAGATACATCATGGTACGGGATTATTTGGACTACAAGATCAAATCAAATTATAGAACAAGATTTGATAAGTAATAGTCAACAAATTGGAATTCATTTAGCAACCGATTTTTTTCTTCCATTTGAATTCATTTCAATAATTCTTTTAGTTGCTTTGATAGGTGCAATTGCTGTGGCTCGTCAGTAA
- the ndhE gene encoding NADH dehydrogenase subunit 4L — MMLEHILVLSAYLFSIGIYGLITSRNMVRALMCLELILNAVNINFVTFSDFFDSRQLKGNIFSIFVIAIAAAEAAIGSAIVSSIYRNRKSTRINQSTLLNK, encoded by the coding sequence ATGATGCTCGAACATATACTTGTTTTGAGTGCCTATTTATTTTCTATCGGTATTTATGGATTGATCACGAGTCGAAATATGGTTAGGGCTCTTATGTGTCTTGAACTTATACTGAATGCGGTTAATATAAATTTTGTAACATTTTCTGATTTTTTTGATAGTCGGCAATTAAAAGGAAATATTTTCTCAATTTTTGTTATAGCTATTGCAGCCGCTGAAGCAGCTATTGGATCAGCTATTGTGTCCTCGATTTATCGTAACAGAAAATCAACGCGTATCAATCAATCAACTTTGTTGAATAAGTAA
- the psaC gene encoding photosystem I subunit VII, with the protein MSHSVKIYDTCIGCTQCVRACPTDVLEMIPWDGCKAKQIASAPRTEDCVGCKRCESACPTDFLSVRVYLWHETTRSMGLAY; encoded by the coding sequence ATGTCCCATTCAGTAAAAATTTATGATACATGTATTGGGTGTACTCAATGTGTCCGAGCCTGCCCCACCGATGTGTTAGAAATGATACCTTGGGATGGATGTAAAGCTAAGCAAATTGCTTCCGCTCCAAGAACAGAAGATTGTGTTGGTTGTAAGAGATGTGAATCCGCTTGTCCAACGGATTTCTTGAGCGTTCGAGTTTATTTATGGCATGAAACAACTCGAAGTATGGGTCTAGCTTATTGA